Within the Malus sylvestris chromosome 4, drMalSylv7.2, whole genome shotgun sequence genome, the region ATGGAATTTGGCTGTCAAAGTGGATTTGTGAACAGTGAGGATAAATTCTACATTTTGTATCTAGTCATTgtatttaaggaaaactaatgaaaatgtctTGAAacctttgagttttaaccaaaataacaaaaatgtgttgtaagtgaatagtaccaagagtgactttttagaataaaaatgtctttaacgttaaaagtgaacagtactaagAGTGTTTCGTTAAGACTCCCTTGTATTTATAATGGTTGATATTGGACCTGGATTGTCTGTACTCCCCCATCCCATACCCTTATCATCCCTTTCTATttatgcggtcacggttaagccacgtcaacattttatattctcattgttttttgtcttattatttctataaaaaattcaatataaaatgttgacgtaacttaaccgtgatcacagaAATAGGAGAGGATGGAAAGGGTATGATATGGAAATTATTCAGTTTTCTACCCAAAACTAATACATTTGATTAACCTCTTGTTTTATTCATTGATGCAATCACTGAATTGACTGAGACTCTGGTTCACAAAGTACGTAATCTTGCACGTCAAAGTGGTGAAGATCATCAAAGCTTGAGAGCATCAAGTTTGCAGTGCCTCTCAGTCATGGTAGTTTTATAATTCGACTTCTTGAAGCTCTTAAGAACCGTGTTTATATGCAGGCGGATGGATTTCCACTTGGCAGGAGCAATTCATGGCGgagttttcatatatttttgttgattttgatgaggTTAGTTTTTTCCTATATCATTCTTTCAAGCTATTAAAAATGTTTAAGTGATTATTGTTATCCTATACAAACTTTTTGGGGAAAACAGCAAAATAAACGACTCTTGTAACGCAAAGCTTGGAAGAAATCGGGATGATCAATGGAACAAGCAACAATGATACAATGACGAGGAAGATGGAACCCGCGATCACAACCAATATAGCAGGCGAAGCAAGGTTACTTGTACAAACTGGTGAGGGGATATTAATATTTGGGAGGATCGGTGGGTTCCTTTCCCATCTGGCTTCACAATATTCTACCCTAAACCTACTGATTGCACGGTGGTTCCGGTGAACCAACTTATCTGTCATCAGTTTTACTTAAGTTCCTAGAGCAACTCCACCTCTAAAAAAAATTACGCTGGCATCCAACTCATTTAATCCACTTAGTTAACAGTGCTAGAcataatgaacagtaattgacCAAATGCATCTCTACCCCTTAAAAATGCTCTAGCACAAACGGTCTCCACCTttacaaaatgcgctggcatCTAGcccttttaaaatattattaaattttaaataaataaaattagttttaatttcggataggattttaaccaatcttgtcacgtcacgtgtcattatccaaaaGTATTATTTTGTggataatttagccaagatttcgatcagattttcaACCAATGTTGTCATGCCACGTGTtattatccgaacgtactattttgtggatagatttccgataagacTTTCAACCAATACCGACGCGCCACATGTCACtatctgtttacaataatttagccaagattttgatcaaattttcTACCAATGTTGTCACGTCACGTGTtattatccgaacgtactattttatggatagatttccgataagattttcaaccaatcccaacgcaccacgtgtcactatctatttacaataatttagccaagatttcgattaGATTTTCAACTAATCACGTAATGCCACGTGTCATTGTCCAGAACCTtatcctttctttcttttttttgtccatataaaccctacatccatcctcattcATACACCACACTCAATCCTTCTTTTTTAGCTCAAAATCCTTCTTCATTATTTTTAAATCTTGGATTCTTACAATgtccttcttcatcatttctctGATCACCATGGCTTCCTTTTCGTATTTGACAAATTCGTCATGGAAAGCGTCGCTCTCAATCCTCTCTGTTTATTCTCCACCATTTTGATTTTGTTAGGAAATAGGAATCATGCAGAAGGGTAAAATTTCAAATGAAAATTCATCGGCCtctttcaattaaaccattatTTATTTCAACTTTAATTAATATTTCAATTCATCTTGTCTTCGATCTTCGTTTACAAGTGGTGGTGGGTCCCACGAAAAATAATCTAAGATCTCTCTCCAAGCATGGTATAcacaacaaaaccctaattcgacATGATTCTTGACCATGTTAGGATCCTTTTGAGCACTCCTTCCCTTTCTGtgcatttttctttattatCTTTTCCGCCAGCCCCCTATATTCATACATAAGATCATTGTCTAAAGTTGTGCAGCAAGTAAAGTAGTTTGACCAGTTTAATAGAGAAATTCGAGATGCCAAATGGATGGTTGAGATTAATaccccctctctttctctctctctctctctctctctccgcacGGGAAGGAGGGGGTATGAAACCGGTATAGCTaagtttttctccttttctgtGATTAAAACCATGAGGACTATCTTTATGTGAGCTGCAAATGAATCAATTGAAACAGATTTTCGCAAAAGGGAGTACAAATTTATGCAAAAAAACAGTCAACAGATGACATCAAAAGTTCCATTGCACCCTACAGTTCTCATCACATCACATGAAAGGCACGATGATCATCACCAAATACTAGCTAAATCGTCGAAAACGGCGTATAAGCCAAGTCAAAATAATTCTTCTTTTGCTATAAAAGAGTAGACAAAAATCAGTTCGCACCCTTCATCATCGTCAACGACAATGTTTTACAGCCAAGAGTATACGAGACATTACCAGATGTTGAGCATAAAAGGTAAGAAATTGCATTATAATTACAGAGACTCCCAAAGTTTGAACACATCAAACTTCCCCACTTTGCTTTTTCTCAGCTTTCAGTCACAAGCCTGGAGAACAAAACAAAGGAACTTAGTATTCTTCCGCTTCGATGTTGCGCCCGCTAATGATCTGATGGTGACTGCTGCTGGTCCGGTGCCTGCTGCCACATTGGCTGGGTCATGTAGGGGTGAGACTGTTGAGCATACAGAGACGGATCCATCATAGGCTTACCCATAATCATCCCGGGATCCCCCACCTGAGGTGCGTGCTGAGGCGGCATATAGCAGTATGGAAGTGCATCAGCAGGCCCGCCAACAGACACTGTACCCCTTGGAATCGATGCAAGGACTTCATCTTTCAGATCCTCTCTGGGCACAATGTCTaccaagaaatcaaagatatctGTCCTTGTGATTGCAGCTGCAATGTCATTCTTCTGGAGTGTCCTCCGCTTATTCTCTTCCGTGTGATTCCACGACCGCAATGTCAATTCCAATATGAACATTTCACATGCCCTGGCAAATATCACAGGTGCCTCGGCTGATATCATTCTCACATCCTCATCGGCCTTCATAATCTTCTTGATCCTTGCTAGGGGAAGGCTATGGTTCTTGAAATCTGTCACCTTGTCGATTTCTTGATACTGATTTGCCCAGAAAGTTTGCAGCTGTTGCTGaagttgttgctgctgctggtgGTGGATATGCTGATAAGCAAGCTGGTGCTGCGCAAGCTGAGCTCCAGGTGATTGACTAGCAGACTGCATAGCTCCCACTGTTGCAGCAACTGACCCCGGATTTGGGCTCCCAACCATTTGATTATGCTGATACGGGTTAGAACCGTATGTCAACTGAGCTCCACTACCTACCATCCCCATAGATTGGGGTTGGTTATGCCCTTGCGGATCCATCCTGGTTGAACTTTGCAACTCGGCCCTGATTGAAACGAAGGACAGAAAAGGTGTCTGCTTCAGAAACCTACTAGTTTACTAACTTACTATATACTCATCACATAAGAAAAGATCTCCTTTTCACACACAATGAATGATGTATTCCAACCGATCCATCTTGTATTACGTTGCAGATAAATCTAAACAGTTTGTCCTGTCGTTTTTCGTTTTTCCTCTTTAgtcaatcaaagatcaaagaatattcattcATTCGAATCTCCTCATTTTTCAGACTAAGCAGGCCTAGCCTTCCAGCAGAAACAGAAAAAACTCATCAATTCACTGCATGAAGAGGTCTCTAAATGCAATCTTGCAACTAAACATCTACAGAAAATCAACGAGATTCGCATCCCGCCATCTCGTTACTACTCGAAATAGGATCCACCTAATTTGATTCTGCGAtctgtagaaaaatgggagtttTCTATACCAGACCCAGATTAAATACCAATAAGTTCAAGAGAAACAAGAGTAAAAAAAACCCCAGAAAAATGCGAATAAAACGCCATGGAAACTATAATTCGAGGTCGAAACGCTCGAGATGTGATCACGCAATCAGGCAAAAACAGCTTCCACCAACAACAATCATGCAAAACAGAATCCCACCGTTAACAAAAACCAAAACTCGATCTCTGAtatataacaacaacaaaaaagcagaaaattcaaaacccagatccagaaaacaaaaatgttacATGCGGAGGGAACAAAGATCGCCCATTTGGCAATCTAAGACCAAACCACCACACACACGctcacacacatatacacaACGCAgagcaaaaaaagaaaaaacccagaaaaccgtGTGTGGTAGCCGTGCGCGTTTCTCTGGTACCTTTTATCAAACAGGCGGTGGGCGCTGCTTCTGCAGAGGATTGGAGATTATCGAGCACctgaaaaaaaacgaaaattccTTCAAAAAAAAAGAGACTAGGAAACATCCATTCGGGCAATGAGAGAGAAAGTCTGAagcttttttattaattttttttttctgtttcggGAAATTAATCGTACGAATAAATTCTAGGATTTCTGGAAGATTCTTGGGTTTGCAACCCCATAtgattatttttatagttttttttttcgtaaTGATTGATGATGTTTCAGAACACAAACCtaaaaaagcaagaacaaaagcTGCGAGGAAAGTGTTGGATTCTGACTTAACATTTGTCAGAATACTGGACTTTTATGGCAGTTTGTTTTTTCATTTGACGGTTTACCCTTGGTGGAAGTTGACATTTTACTGTTAGGGGCAATTGGTCTTTTGGTGCCCGATGGATACGTGGAGGGGATCGGTCTACGTTTTTGGGAGCCTGTGATTGTGACCAGATCTATggctatttaatttttttacttctctacgcgtgattactttctcattGGTGTGTGAGTGCTCTCAATTCCGTCTTCTCGCTTTGCCGCCGGCCCTAGCAGTGGCCAGGGTCGGTGgcattcctttttcttcttcttcttttgtctCTCTTCCCTTCTATGTGAGACTGGCTTTCTCCATGTTTTCCGACCTTTTTTTCTTGGTTATCCATCCCCTAAGGCCTTCGATCTAACCTTTCTTCTATCTCGGTCTGACAGTCCCCCTTCCAacattcctttttcttct harbors:
- the LOC126619058 gene encoding nuclear transcription factor Y subunit C-3-like, whose translation is MDPQGHNQPQSMGMVGSGAQLTYGSNPYQHNQMVGSPNPGSVAATVGAMQSASQSPGAQLAQHQLAYQHIHHQQQQQLQQQLQTFWANQYQEIDKVTDFKNHSLPLARIKKIMKADEDVRMISAEAPVIFARACEMFILELTLRSWNHTEENKRRTLQKNDIAAAITRTDIFDFLVDIVPREDLKDEVLASIPRGTVSVGGPADALPYCYMPPQHAPQVGDPGMIMGKPMMDPSLYAQQSHPYMTQPMWQQAPDQQQSPSDH